A single region of the Plantactinospora soyae genome encodes:
- a CDS encoding MFS transporter → MLSSDQPTRASSRPILVVLVLGVLAYALVQGLIAPVLPEIQRDLHTTQSLVTWVLTAYLLSASIFTPILGRLGDRIGKDRVMLISLSALAVGSLISAVAPNITVMLIGRVIQGAGGGVVPLAFGIIRDELPRERVAGSVGIVAALLAVGGGIGITLAGPITGTLGYRALFWLPGIVVVLAAVASHFVIPPSPTRHPGRISWTASILLAAWLVALLVPLTQASSWGWGSARVIGLILAAVVLAAAWIAVETRSTSPLIDMRMMRLPAVWTTNLVALLFGVGMYALMGFLPAFVETPASAGYGFGASITQAGLILLPMTAAMFLSGMLAPRLSHRFGPKRILVAGTVISIGAFAILTLAHDQRWEVLLAMAIIGLGFGAAFATMSNLIVAAVPAHQTGVANGMNANIRTIGGSLGAALMTSIVGAHTLPGGLPAESGYTWGFAALGVASIGAALAALLVPHHGRAATTPPEITLGAPDFRPAAATAG, encoded by the coding sequence GTGCTGTCATCCGACCAGCCCACCCGTGCCTCGTCACGGCCGATCCTCGTAGTGCTGGTTCTCGGTGTGCTGGCGTACGCGCTGGTCCAAGGCCTGATCGCCCCGGTACTGCCGGAAATTCAGCGCGATCTCCACACCACCCAGAGCCTGGTCACCTGGGTACTCACCGCGTACCTGCTCTCGGCATCGATCTTCACGCCCATCCTCGGCCGCCTGGGCGACCGGATCGGCAAGGACCGCGTGATGCTGATCTCGTTGAGCGCGCTGGCGGTCGGCTCGCTGATCTCGGCGGTCGCCCCCAACATCACCGTCATGCTGATCGGCCGGGTCATCCAGGGTGCGGGCGGCGGCGTCGTACCACTCGCCTTCGGCATCATCCGCGACGAACTCCCCCGGGAACGCGTCGCCGGATCCGTCGGCATCGTCGCCGCGCTGCTCGCGGTCGGCGGTGGCATCGGCATCACGCTGGCCGGGCCGATCACCGGCACCCTGGGCTATCGCGCGCTGTTCTGGCTACCGGGAATCGTCGTCGTGCTGGCCGCCGTCGCATCGCACTTCGTCATTCCGCCGTCGCCGACCCGCCACCCCGGCCGGATCAGCTGGACCGCGTCCATCCTGCTGGCGGCCTGGTTGGTCGCCCTGCTCGTGCCACTGACCCAGGCCTCGTCGTGGGGCTGGGGATCGGCCCGGGTGATCGGCCTCATCCTCGCCGCCGTAGTCCTGGCCGCCGCCTGGATCGCCGTCGAGACGCGTTCCACGAGCCCACTCATCGACATGCGCATGATGCGCCTGCCGGCGGTCTGGACGACCAACCTCGTCGCCCTGCTCTTCGGCGTCGGCATGTACGCCCTGATGGGATTCCTTCCCGCCTTCGTGGAGACACCCGCCTCGGCCGGCTACGGCTTCGGCGCCAGCATCACCCAGGCCGGGCTGATCCTGCTGCCGATGACCGCCGCGATGTTCCTCTCCGGAATGCTCGCGCCACGGCTGTCACACCGGTTCGGACCCAAGCGGATACTCGTCGCCGGCACCGTGATCAGCATCGGTGCGTTCGCGATCCTGACCCTCGCCCACGACCAGCGGTGGGAGGTCCTGCTCGCGATGGCCATCATCGGTCTCGGCTTCGGCGCGGCGTTCGCGACCATGTCCAACCTGATCGTGGCGGCCGTGCCCGCCCACCAGACCGGCGTCGCCAACGGCATGAACGCCAACATCCGTACCATCGGCGGCTCGCTCGGTGCCGCGCTGATGACCAGCATCGTCGGTGCACACACCCTGCCCGGCGGGCTACCCGCGGAGAGCGGATACACCTGGGGATTCGCGGCCCTCGGCGTCGCCAGCATCGGTGCCGCACTGGCCGCGCTCCTGGTACCCCACCACGGCCGGGCGGCCACCACACCACCCGAGATCACTCTCGGCGCCCCGGACTTCCGGCCGGCCGCCGCGACCGCCGGGTAG
- a CDS encoding ATP-binding protein — protein sequence MMAEEERRALAALRFNWAPTPDDVWKPTPFHVEGLHRDIARTVLDSVAEADRSADSSPVGVAILGQRGTGKTHLLGVVRHEVQLGGGFFFLVSLLEASAFWRSTAMSMLADFARPMPDGTTQLRTFLRRLADLVGAQRAVRRAVIGDTELSRSALDAFVDLIRKTNRQIGTECQDTARALVLYAAESSALQDIGYDFLCSSDEEEPGMRAGWGVRRNKRAPQEVVRDTSRLLAMVGPTVIAVDQIDLMVAQSVKSTNRDVRGETDWQTSLLLEQIASGLMSLRETTRRSLSVVSCLPQTWQNVKEQATDTVQDRFREAVWLKEIPSTEVGRELVEKRFAMVFDELGFRPAYPTWPIHPSAFDEVVGFTPRELLRRIDTHVRACLAAGEVRELTHLLHSADDQVNTVGEEAPAVRTPQPRSQLDEFGKIDIRYAELIAGADPEPAVRQQSEDARVPVLLQAGLTAWIAAQGGSADAFSLDPLPAGGKPALHARLRHSLDEESEDEEHWSFRAISAPHHIAALNRIRNAITTAGLTEGIAKRRLFLLRSTQWSAGARTRELLDAFARAGGRTILFPAADISRLTALEQLIRNYGLETLRPWFADRRPASDIACLREALGGWQPEATVPPQPPVAPLDPGPQPLPEPQPMAEQASRPEAEPPVSPPVRAVGRASVPATPRSDGSAAGPAEPTSEPVGLVESRRADDRAPTRGAEPVAGIDPERVVLGTVAGRPDPVRIDLESLRRHTVIFAGSGSGKTVLIRRLVEECALRGVSAIVLDPNNDLARLGEAWPAPPNGWGPDDADLAATYLSETDVVIWTPGRQGGRPLTFQPLPRFADVLDDPDGFTAAVNAAVATLAPHARVDGGTDKARLGRAVLREALISYARTGAHDLREFAEVLNDLPEGVSQLDGAPKLAAGMAQLLKAALINDPLFGGAGTPVDPGVLLTPEPGRRARVSVISFVGLSEGHQRQSFVNQLQLALFTWIKRHPAGDRPLGGLFVMDEAQTLAPSGAVTACTESTLALTSQARKYGLGLVFATQAPKALHNQIPGNAASQLFGLLTAPVQIEAARDVARAKGADISDVGKMRTGQFYAGVEGARFVKMQAPMCLSHHPRSPLTTEEVVHRAATATPER from the coding sequence ATGATGGCCGAGGAGGAGCGGCGGGCCCTGGCCGCGCTGCGGTTCAACTGGGCTCCGACCCCGGACGACGTGTGGAAACCGACGCCGTTCCACGTCGAGGGCCTCCATCGCGACATCGCCAGGACGGTGCTGGACAGTGTCGCGGAGGCGGACCGCAGCGCCGACTCCAGCCCGGTGGGCGTCGCCATCCTCGGTCAGCGTGGCACCGGCAAGACGCACCTGCTCGGCGTGGTACGCCATGAGGTGCAACTGGGCGGCGGCTTCTTCTTCCTGGTCAGCCTGCTGGAGGCCAGCGCGTTCTGGCGCAGCACCGCGATGTCGATGCTGGCGGACTTCGCCAGGCCGATGCCGGACGGGACGACACAACTGCGTACGTTCCTGCGCCGCCTGGCCGACCTGGTCGGCGCCCAGCGGGCGGTACGCCGGGCGGTCATCGGGGACACCGAGCTCAGCCGGTCCGCGCTCGACGCCTTCGTCGACCTGATTCGTAAGACGAACCGGCAGATCGGCACCGAATGCCAGGACACCGCCCGGGCGCTGGTCCTCTACGCGGCCGAATCCTCCGCCCTGCAGGACATCGGCTACGACTTCCTCTGTTCCAGCGACGAGGAGGAGCCCGGCATGCGGGCAGGCTGGGGCGTACGGCGCAACAAGCGGGCGCCCCAGGAGGTGGTCCGGGACACGTCCCGGTTGCTGGCCATGGTCGGCCCGACGGTGATCGCGGTCGACCAGATCGATCTGATGGTCGCCCAGTCCGTGAAGTCGACCAATCGCGACGTCAGGGGGGAGACCGACTGGCAGACGTCGTTGCTGCTGGAGCAGATCGCCAGTGGCCTGATGTCGTTGCGCGAGACCACCCGGCGATCGCTCTCGGTCGTCTCCTGCCTGCCGCAGACCTGGCAGAACGTTAAGGAGCAGGCCACCGACACGGTCCAGGACCGGTTCCGGGAAGCCGTCTGGCTCAAGGAGATCCCCTCCACCGAGGTGGGGCGGGAGCTGGTCGAGAAGCGCTTCGCGATGGTCTTCGACGAGCTCGGCTTCCGGCCCGCGTATCCGACGTGGCCCATCCACCCCTCCGCGTTCGACGAGGTCGTCGGGTTCACCCCGCGTGAGCTGCTGCGCCGGATCGACACCCACGTCCGGGCCTGTCTGGCGGCCGGCGAGGTACGGGAGCTCACGCACCTGCTGCACTCGGCCGACGACCAGGTGAACACCGTTGGCGAAGAAGCCCCGGCGGTCCGGACGCCGCAACCCAGGAGTCAGCTGGACGAGTTCGGCAAGATCGACATCCGGTACGCGGAGTTGATCGCCGGAGCCGATCCCGAGCCGGCCGTACGCCAGCAGTCCGAGGACGCGAGGGTTCCGGTGCTGCTCCAGGCCGGCCTGACCGCGTGGATAGCCGCACAGGGTGGTTCCGCCGACGCGTTCAGCCTCGATCCACTTCCTGCCGGCGGGAAACCGGCCCTGCACGCCCGGTTGCGACACAGCCTCGACGAGGAGAGTGAGGACGAGGAGCACTGGTCGTTCCGAGCGATCTCCGCCCCGCACCACATCGCCGCGCTCAACCGGATCCGCAACGCCATCACCACCGCCGGGCTGACCGAGGGAATCGCCAAGCGCAGGCTCTTCCTGCTGCGCAGCACACAGTGGTCGGCCGGTGCCCGTACCCGCGAACTGCTGGACGCCTTCGCGCGGGCCGGCGGCCGGACGATCCTCTTCCCCGCCGCGGACATCAGCCGGTTGACCGCCCTTGAGCAGCTCATCCGGAACTATGGGTTGGAGACTCTGCGGCCGTGGTTCGCCGACCGGCGGCCGGCGTCGGACATCGCCTGCCTGCGGGAAGCGTTGGGCGGCTGGCAGCCTGAAGCCACGGTGCCACCGCAACCACCGGTCGCGCCGCTGGATCCCGGACCGCAGCCGCTACCGGAACCGCAGCCGATGGCGGAGCAGGCATCGCGACCAGAGGCCGAGCCGCCGGTGTCTCCGCCCGTCCGGGCGGTCGGGCGGGCATCGGTCCCGGCAACGCCACGGTCCGATGGATCCGCGGCCGGGCCCGCTGAGCCGACGTCCGAACCGGTGGGCCTCGTCGAGTCGCGTCGAGCCGACGACCGGGCCCCGACCCGCGGTGCCGAGCCGGTCGCCGGGATCGACCCTGAGCGTGTGGTGCTCGGAACGGTCGCCGGGCGACCCGATCCGGTACGGATCGATCTCGAATCGCTGCGCCGCCACACGGTCATTTTCGCCGGCTCCGGCTCCGGCAAGACCGTCCTGATCCGCCGGCTGGTCGAGGAATGCGCCCTGCGCGGCGTCTCCGCCATCGTCCTCGACCCGAACAACGACCTGGCCCGGCTCGGCGAGGCGTGGCCGGCACCGCCGAACGGGTGGGGGCCGGACGACGCCGACCTGGCAGCGACGTACCTGTCCGAGACGGACGTGGTGATCTGGACGCCAGGACGGCAGGGTGGCCGGCCGCTGACCTTCCAGCCGCTGCCCAGGTTCGCCGACGTACTCGACGACCCGGACGGGTTCACCGCAGCGGTGAACGCCGCCGTTGCCACGCTCGCCCCGCACGCCCGGGTGGACGGCGGTACGGACAAGGCGCGGCTCGGTCGGGCCGTGCTGCGCGAGGCGCTGATCAGCTACGCCCGGACCGGCGCCCACGACCTGCGCGAGTTCGCCGAAGTGCTGAATGACCTGCCGGAGGGGGTGAGCCAGCTCGACGGCGCCCCGAAGCTGGCGGCCGGCATGGCGCAGCTGCTCAAGGCGGCGCTGATCAACGATCCGCTGTTCGGCGGCGCCGGTACGCCCGTCGATCCCGGTGTACTGCTCACCCCGGAGCCGGGCCGGCGAGCCCGGGTGTCGGTGATCAGTTTCGTCGGGTTGTCCGAAGGCCACCAACGGCAGAGCTTCGTCAACCAGTTGCAACTCGCCCTGTTCACCTGGATCAAGCGTCATCCGGCCGGCGACCGGCCACTCGGTGGACTCTTCGTGATGGACGAGGCCCAGACCCTGGCCCCGTCCGGCGCCGTCACCGCCTGCACGGAGAGCACTCTGGCTCTGACCTCGCAGGCCCGCAAGTACGGGCTGGGCCTGGTCTTCGCCACCCAGGCGCCGAAGGCGCTGCACAACCAGATCCCCGGCAACGCCGCCAGCCAACTCTTCGGCCTGCTGACCGCGCCGGTCCAGATCGAGGCGGCCCGGGACGTGGCCAGGGCGAAGGGCGCCGATATCTCCGATGTCGGCAAGATGCGGACCGGGCAGTTCTACGCCGGGGTCGAAGGCGCCCGGTTCGTCAAGATGCAGGCGCCGATGTGCCTGAGCCACCATCCACGGAGCCCGCTGACGACCGAGGAAGTCGTCCACCGCGCGGCTACTGCGACGCCGGAACGGTAG
- a CDS encoding TetR/AcrR family transcriptional regulator — MSAETGRRRYDSLRRAAQAAETRGEIASAARRLFVAQGWAATTVRDVAREAGVSVPTVYATYGNKTGLTRALAEAADLAADPSRTLADLEGAENDSEGQLAAMAAYDRRLFERAGDVITLVREAGRTEPALAAIYREGRQRADETRIGVFSAWPAGLLREGLDIAKAVDIYAAICNIDVYTTLTDERGWQPEHVERWWTEALIRELLNRGGPTTVPASQ; from the coding sequence ATGAGTGCCGAGACAGGCAGGCGCAGGTACGACTCGCTGCGCCGCGCCGCCCAGGCGGCAGAGACCCGGGGCGAGATCGCCAGCGCCGCCCGTCGGCTGTTCGTCGCCCAGGGCTGGGCGGCCACGACGGTACGAGACGTGGCGCGCGAGGCCGGGGTCTCGGTGCCGACCGTCTACGCGACGTACGGAAACAAGACCGGGCTGACCCGGGCCCTGGCCGAAGCGGCCGACCTCGCCGCCGATCCATCGCGGACGCTGGCCGATCTGGAGGGTGCCGAGAACGATTCCGAAGGACAGCTCGCGGCGATGGCCGCCTACGACCGACGCCTCTTCGAGCGCGCCGGCGACGTCATCACCCTCGTACGCGAGGCGGGCCGTACCGAACCGGCGCTCGCCGCCATCTACCGCGAAGGCCGCCAGCGGGCCGACGAGACCAGGATCGGGGTGTTCTCGGCCTGGCCAGCCGGCCTGCTCCGGGAGGGACTGGACATCGCGAAGGCCGTCGACATCTACGCGGCGATCTGCAACATCGACGTCTACACCACGCTCACCGACGAACGCGGCTGGCAACCCGAGCACGTCGAACGCTGGTGGACCGAGGCGCTGATCCGTGAACTGCTGAACCGAGGTGGCCCGACTACCGTTCCGGCGTCGCAGTAG
- a CDS encoding CU044_2847 family protein, translated as MQSEVVRYQVDDKTVALIEVQPLAGFQPAGVGDVAGWVRESAAPAVAAARELLEQVKAVSPDAVEVKFGIKATGTANWVVAKAATEGNFEVTLHWHPNGSSERDTGSRH; from the coding sequence GTGCAGTCTGAGGTGGTCCGCTACCAGGTCGACGACAAGACGGTCGCGCTGATCGAGGTCCAACCGCTCGCCGGCTTTCAGCCCGCCGGAGTCGGCGATGTCGCCGGCTGGGTGCGGGAATCCGCCGCGCCGGCGGTCGCCGCCGCGCGAGAGTTGTTGGAGCAGGTGAAGGCCGTCTCCCCGGATGCCGTCGAGGTGAAGTTCGGAATCAAGGCGACCGGAACGGCGAATTGGGTGGTCGCCAAGGCGGCGACCGAGGGCAACTTCGAAGTCACTCTCCACTGGCATCCGAACGGATCCTCGGAGCGCGACACCGGGTCGCGGCATTGA
- a CDS encoding DUF4153 domain-containing protein, with amino-acid sequence MSEPPPAPGFPTASASDATGDDGDAIPRLLVMPSADGTPLPSIAWPGPEGQPGWAIPVTVPPGTRGYALFIPLVPATTSMTQLDVAAQPAPAPAANTPAAVAATNTQVSVADAPAPAPSASAPDADAKASGADAKASGADAKASGADAKASGADAKAPVATSGPDTQAPPVSDPAAVSGGETPPAAASSSTEVRSPGTPPAPVPSPRTPETTATPAGSTATPPGSTATPPAAGTTPPAPRPGTAPPPRPQSGAAPPPAPQPGTASQPTWSGAPVQVPGPPYRAFPHTPPPPSFLDTRWPGPAPAQGRAVPAAVLIGGLGLAFFVPLSRTGIGWLLGWLTLTVAVVVAVRRPAAELPRAERWTRAGWAAAALALLSVLAFRNAWWLVTFCVFGALGCAALAIVGGRFVRSILFSLVAAPFAAFRGLPWVRRHMQASDNSGMTRRVTGSVAATVVVLIVFGALLSSADVAFSAVLGALVPEINASTVFRLLFLLAMGGLITVAAVYTLSAPPDLSTIDRPSRRSLSIVEWAPPIAGLTLLFIGFVAVQFTVLFGGQRHVLRTTGLSYAEYARSGFWQLLAVTLLTVAVLAGVTRWARRDRPAERVLLRILLGLLSALSVVIVISALSRMYTYQQVYSFTGERIFVMALELLLGVVFVMILAAGIRWQGAWIPRLTVGLAVAMLLGLAVLNPEDYAAQRNISRYESTGKIDAWYLRALSADATPALSELPDPVRRCTLSWIADELADSDPWYAWNLGRVRAREALDRIGPDAIGGPRDCRAADEFDLPKTRQPR; translated from the coding sequence GTGTCTGAGCCGCCACCGGCGCCGGGCTTCCCGACGGCTTCCGCATCCGACGCGACGGGCGACGACGGCGACGCCATCCCGCGCCTGCTCGTCATGCCGTCCGCCGACGGAACGCCGCTGCCGAGCATTGCCTGGCCGGGGCCGGAGGGCCAGCCCGGCTGGGCGATTCCGGTCACGGTCCCACCCGGCACCCGTGGCTACGCGCTGTTCATTCCGTTGGTGCCGGCCACCACGTCCATGACGCAGCTGGACGTGGCCGCCCAGCCCGCTCCGGCACCCGCCGCGAACACGCCGGCAGCCGTGGCGGCCACGAATACCCAGGTGTCCGTCGCGGACGCCCCGGCCCCCGCGCCGAGCGCGAGCGCACCCGACGCGGACGCGAAAGCATCCGGCGCGGACGCGAAAGCATCCGGCGCGGACGCGAAAGCATCCGGCGCGGACGCGAAAGCATCCGGCGCGGACGCCAAGGCGCCGGTCGCGACGTCCGGTCCGGATACGCAGGCGCCCCCGGTGTCCGATCCAGCCGCGGTGTCCGGCGGGGAGACACCACCCGCCGCCGCGTCGTCGTCGACCGAGGTGCGGTCGCCCGGCACCCCGCCGGCGCCGGTCCCCTCCCCCCGGACGCCGGAAACCACCGCCACGCCAGCGGGAAGCACTGCCACGCCACCGGGAAGCACTGCCACGCCACCGGCCGCTGGCACCACGCCGCCGGCACCGCGACCTGGCACCGCTCCCCCGCCGAGACCACAGTCCGGCGCCGCACCCCCGCCGGCTCCACAACCCGGCACCGCATCACAACCGACCTGGTCGGGAGCGCCGGTCCAGGTGCCGGGGCCGCCGTACCGCGCGTTCCCGCACACGCCGCCCCCGCCGTCGTTCCTCGATACCCGCTGGCCGGGACCGGCGCCCGCACAGGGTAGGGCCGTACCGGCCGCGGTCCTCATCGGGGGACTGGGACTGGCATTCTTCGTCCCGCTCAGCCGTACCGGCATTGGTTGGCTGCTCGGTTGGCTCACCCTGACCGTCGCAGTGGTCGTCGCGGTGCGGCGACCCGCCGCCGAGCTACCTCGCGCCGAGCGGTGGACCCGGGCCGGATGGGCGGCGGCGGCTCTGGCACTGCTCTCGGTTCTCGCGTTCCGCAACGCCTGGTGGCTGGTGACGTTCTGCGTCTTCGGAGCGCTCGGCTGCGCGGCGCTGGCGATCGTCGGTGGCCGGTTCGTACGCTCGATCCTGTTCAGTCTGGTCGCGGCGCCGTTCGCGGCGTTCCGTGGCCTGCCGTGGGTACGCCGGCACATGCAGGCCTCCGACAACTCCGGGATGACCCGACGGGTCACGGGGTCGGTGGCGGCCACCGTGGTCGTACTGATCGTCTTCGGCGCGCTCCTCTCGTCCGCCGACGTCGCCTTCTCGGCGGTCCTCGGCGCGCTCGTACCGGAGATCAATGCCAGTACGGTGTTCCGGCTGCTCTTCCTCCTCGCCATGGGTGGACTGATCACGGTCGCGGCGGTGTACACGCTCTCCGCGCCTCCGGATCTGTCCACTATCGACAGACCGAGCCGACGCAGTCTGAGCATCGTCGAATGGGCCCCGCCCATCGCCGGCCTGACCCTGCTGTTCATCGGCTTCGTCGCGGTGCAGTTCACCGTTCTCTTCGGCGGCCAGCGGCACGTCCTGCGCACCACGGGGCTCAGCTACGCCGAGTACGCCCGCAGCGGCTTCTGGCAGCTGCTCGCCGTCACGCTGCTGACCGTGGCGGTGCTGGCCGGCGTCACCCGCTGGGCGCGGCGTGACCGACCGGCCGAGCGGGTCCTCCTGCGGATACTGCTCGGCCTGCTCAGCGCGCTCAGCGTCGTCATCGTGATCTCGGCGCTCTCCCGGATGTACACCTACCAGCAGGTCTACAGCTTCACCGGCGAACGCATCTTCGTCATGGCACTCGAACTGCTGCTCGGGGTCGTCTTCGTGATGATCCTGGCGGCCGGGATCCGGTGGCAGGGAGCCTGGATCCCGCGCCTGACCGTGGGGCTCGCCGTGGCGATGTTGCTGGGTCTGGCCGTACTCAACCCCGAGGACTACGCGGCCCAGCGCAACATCAGCCGGTACGAGAGCACGGGCAAGATCGACGCCTGGTACCTGCGGGCGCTCTCCGCCGACGCGACGCCGGCCCTGAGCGAGCTGCCCGATCCGGTACGTCGCTGCACCCTGAGCTGGATCGCCGACGAGCTGGCCGACTCGGATCCGTGGTACGCCTGGAACCTGGGTCGGGTACGGGCACGCGAGGCGCTCGACCGGATCGGCCCGGACGCCATCGGTGGGCCACGCGACTGCCGCGCCGCCGACGAGTTCGACCTACCGAAGACCCGCCAGCCCCGCTGA
- a CDS encoding TetR family transcriptional regulator, producing the protein MRTKNPRTPLSRERALAAAVTLADAEGIQALTMRRLAAELGVEAMSLYYHLPGKEGLLDGIVDTVIDEIDAAVRRAEATGVDTEWRTGLRQRFLAAREVMLRHSWAPALLGSRPTIPASVYAYYDGIVATLIGGGFSYRLAHRAIHAFGSLALGFAQEIFRPASAGGQTDVEMAEADLVAMAEALPSLTAMVTAEAHDAADPTLGWCDSQVEFEFTLDLLLDGLERARD; encoded by the coding sequence ATGAGAACGAAGAACCCTCGGACACCGCTGAGCCGGGAACGTGCCCTGGCGGCGGCGGTCACCCTCGCGGACGCCGAAGGAATCCAGGCGCTGACGATGCGTCGGCTCGCCGCCGAACTCGGCGTCGAGGCGATGTCGCTCTACTACCACCTACCCGGCAAGGAGGGGCTGCTCGACGGCATCGTGGATACCGTCATCGACGAGATCGACGCCGCTGTCCGCCGCGCCGAGGCGACCGGTGTCGACACCGAATGGCGTACGGGACTGCGACAGCGGTTCCTCGCGGCGCGGGAGGTCATGCTGCGGCACTCCTGGGCGCCCGCACTGCTCGGCTCACGCCCGACCATCCCCGCCAGCGTGTACGCGTACTACGACGGGATCGTCGCCACGCTGATCGGTGGCGGATTCTCCTACCGCCTTGCCCATCGGGCGATACACGCGTTCGGCAGCCTGGCCCTGGGGTTCGCTCAGGAGATCTTCCGACCCGCGTCGGCGGGCGGGCAGACGGACGTCGAGATGGCGGAGGCGGACCTGGTCGCGATGGCCGAGGCCCTGCCCTCCCTGACCGCGATGGTCACGGCCGAGGCCCATGACGCGGCCGACCCCACGCTCGGCTGGTGCGACAGCCAGGTTGAGTTCGAGTTCACCCTCGACCTGCTCCTCGACGGGCTCGAACGCGCCCGCGACTGA
- a CDS encoding DUF4386 domain-containing protein: MHPLIRTARVTGLLYLGVAIAGGLGFLLIRPQFFVTDDANATLAGLVEHESLARVGVALELLLVLTQALTAVWFYRLFRTVDSVAAGSIAVFGMANAVAILGSAALLATAIEVALTPVGDAAATVQLMYLISGNLWTVGALFFGLWLIPMGWCVLRSGWMPRILGWLLVGGGVGYVLSPLVGYLAPGAGVVADVLTVPASVGEFWMIGYLLVRGIRVRALPGTPRDTTVSPLPAQSRA, from the coding sequence ATGCACCCGCTGATCCGCACCGCCCGCGTGACCGGGCTGCTCTATCTCGGCGTCGCCATCGCCGGCGGACTCGGTTTCCTGCTCATCCGTCCACAGTTCTTCGTGACCGACGATGCCAACGCGACCCTTGCCGGACTGGTCGAACACGAGTCACTCGCCCGGGTCGGGGTCGCCCTCGAACTGCTCCTCGTGCTCACCCAGGCACTCACCGCCGTCTGGTTCTACCGACTGTTCCGTACGGTCGACTCCGTCGCCGCCGGCAGCATCGCCGTCTTCGGCATGGCCAATGCGGTCGCGATCCTCGGCAGCGCGGCTCTCCTCGCGACGGCGATCGAGGTCGCGCTCACCCCCGTCGGCGACGCGGCGGCCACCGTGCAGCTCATGTACCTCATCAGCGGCAACCTGTGGACGGTGGGCGCGCTCTTCTTCGGGCTCTGGCTCATCCCGATGGGCTGGTGCGTACTCCGGTCGGGATGGATGCCCCGGATCCTCGGCTGGCTTCTCGTCGGCGGCGGCGTCGGCTACGTACTCAGCCCGCTCGTCGGTTATCTCGCTCCCGGGGCGGGGGTGGTCGCCGACGTCCTCACCGTTCCCGCCTCCGTGGGTGAGTTCTGGATGATCGGCTACCTTCTCGTCCGTGGCATCCGCGTGCGGGCGCTCCCCGGAACGCCGCGTGATACGACGGTCTCCCCGCTTCCGGCGCAGTCGCGCGCGTGA